The following proteins come from a genomic window of Microbacterium lemovicicum:
- the mnhG gene encoding monovalent cation/H(+) antiporter subunit G — protein MNALFSVTADAAAPGVLDAGLDLVSLLLILAGALLCLTAAIGLLRFRDVPTRLHAATKPQVLGLILICLAVALSLRSWPVVAFLVPVVLIQLATAPLSAHMVGRQAYRNGTVAQRDLVVDELAESRETPPAAGG, from the coding sequence ATGAACGCGCTCTTCTCCGTGACTGCGGATGCCGCGGCCCCCGGTGTGCTCGACGCCGGGCTGGATCTCGTGTCGCTGCTGCTGATCCTCGCGGGCGCCCTCCTCTGCCTCACGGCGGCGATCGGGCTTCTCCGCTTCCGCGACGTGCCCACGCGCCTGCATGCGGCGACCAAGCCGCAGGTGCTCGGCCTCATCCTCATCTGCCTCGCGGTCGCGCTGTCGCTGCGCTCGTGGCCGGTCGTGGCGTTCCTCGTGCCGGTGGTGCTGATCCAGCTCGCCACGGCGCCGCTGTCGGCGCACATGGTCGGGCGGCAGGCCTACCGCAACGGCACCGTGGCGCAGCGCGACCTCGTCGTGGACGAGCTCGCCGAGTCACGCGAGACGCCGCCCGCCGCCGGCGGCTGA
- a CDS encoding phospholipase, which yields MRLRTPARAKRFAIPAAVALAVIAGVAVPAVSAVAAVNAPQAAVVASPQRAVDQDAAFYTTMARAVKQSAEGKVDTSLLDTQLANLTDPSSLPESSVTALTRLVRETSSKVVSQVAAVNAQLAAEAQAAAEAQAAAEAAAQAAAIANSPDGARATGASMAASQYGWGADQFSCLDSLWTKESNWNYQAYNADGGATGIPQALPGDKMASAGSDWQTSAATQIAWGLGYISSVYGTPCAAWGHSQSVNWY from the coding sequence GTGCGCCTACGCACTCCCGCGCGCGCGAAGAGATTCGCCATCCCCGCCGCCGTCGCCCTCGCCGTCATCGCCGGCGTCGCAGTCCCCGCCGTCTCGGCCGTCGCCGCCGTCAACGCCCCGCAGGCCGCGGTCGTGGCCTCGCCGCAGCGGGCCGTCGACCAGGACGCCGCGTTCTACACGACGATGGCCCGGGCGGTGAAGCAGTCCGCGGAGGGCAAGGTCGACACCTCGCTGCTCGACACGCAGCTGGCCAACCTCACCGATCCGTCCTCCCTGCCCGAGTCGTCGGTCACCGCGCTCACGCGCCTGGTGCGCGAGACGTCCTCGAAGGTCGTCAGTCAGGTCGCCGCCGTCAACGCGCAGCTCGCCGCCGAGGCGCAGGCCGCCGCGGAGGCCCAGGCGGCAGCCGAAGCGGCTGCGCAGGCCGCCGCGATCGCCAACTCGCCCGACGGCGCCCGGGCGACCGGCGCGTCGATGGCCGCGTCGCAGTACGGCTGGGGCGCCGACCAGTTCTCGTGCCTCGACTCGCTGTGGACGAAGGAGTCGAACTGGAACTACCAGGCGTACAACGCCGACGGCGGGGCCACCGGCATCCCGCAGGCACTCCCCGGCGACAAGATGGCCTCGGCCGGGTCCGACTGGCAGACCAGCGCCGCCACCCAGATCGCCTGGGGTCTCGGCTACATCTCCTCCGTGTACGGCACGCCGTGCGCCGCGTGGGGTCACTCGCAGTCCGTCAACTGGTACTGA
- a CDS encoding YhgE/Pip domain-containing protein, which produces MKVPAMIAAEFRRLTATRMSVIALIALLAVPIVYGGLYLWANQDPYGRLSQVPVALVVEDTGATLNGAERNLGDEVADQLTTSGSFDWHVVDAAAAASGLDDGVYDFSVEIPADFTTAIASISTNDPRPATLHLRTNDANNYLATTIGTQTVERIRSTVTEKVVAEAGLTLLDALNTIRVQLTDATTGAGQLVDGLASARDGSAQLVAGSSQLADGTAQLRDGAATLADGAAQVSRGAAQAADGAGQVADGSAQVADGTARIDDIAQRVGDAATEVTSLVPQVRADIAQRLADRGVDPAVIDEILARLDPIGERVTAVDDRVQAAVGQVNRLDAGAQQVASGAQQVAGGSAQVATGSAQLATGSASLRDGAASAADGAAALRDGISGLDGGLGQLEDGATTLRDGLQSGIDQLPDTDAATRGQQASTLAAPVSVDAATLAPAQNYGAGLAPFFAALAGWIGIYALFLIVKPVSRRAVTALHSPLRVTLAGWATPALFGGLQMLGLFGVLALALGFSFANPLATLGILVLASFTYAAIILALNVWLGSVGQFLGLVLMVLQLVTAGGTFPWQTLPAPLAALHHVLPMGYVVDAMRQVMYGGDLSRVSGDLAVLLTWMLGALVLTAIGVSRMTRRRTLRDLQPSLIG; this is translated from the coding sequence ATGAAGGTTCCCGCGATGATCGCGGCCGAGTTCCGCCGCCTGACCGCGACGCGCATGTCCGTCATCGCACTGATCGCGCTGCTCGCCGTGCCCATCGTCTACGGCGGGCTCTACCTCTGGGCGAACCAGGACCCCTACGGACGCCTCTCCCAGGTGCCCGTCGCCCTCGTGGTCGAAGACACCGGTGCGACCCTCAACGGCGCCGAACGCAACCTGGGCGACGAAGTGGCCGACCAGCTCACCACCAGCGGCTCCTTCGACTGGCACGTCGTGGATGCTGCGGCCGCGGCATCCGGACTCGACGACGGCGTCTACGACTTCTCCGTCGAGATCCCCGCCGACTTCACCACCGCGATCGCCTCCATCTCGACGAACGATCCCCGGCCCGCGACCCTGCACCTGCGCACCAACGACGCCAACAACTACCTCGCCACGACCATCGGCACCCAGACCGTGGAGCGCATCCGCTCGACGGTGACGGAGAAGGTCGTCGCGGAGGCCGGACTGACGTTGCTCGACGCGCTCAACACCATCCGTGTGCAGCTGACCGACGCCACCACCGGCGCCGGACAGCTCGTCGACGGGCTCGCCTCCGCCCGGGACGGCTCCGCGCAGCTCGTCGCCGGCTCGTCGCAGCTGGCCGACGGCACGGCGCAGCTCCGCGACGGCGCCGCGACCCTTGCCGACGGCGCCGCCCAGGTCTCCCGCGGCGCGGCCCAGGCGGCCGACGGCGCCGGACAGGTCGCGGACGGCAGCGCGCAGGTCGCCGACGGCACCGCGCGCATCGACGACATCGCCCAGCGCGTGGGCGACGCCGCGACCGAGGTCACCTCGCTCGTCCCGCAGGTGCGGGCCGACATCGCCCAGCGCCTGGCCGACCGCGGGGTGGACCCCGCCGTGATCGACGAGATCCTCGCGCGGCTCGACCCGATCGGCGAGCGCGTGACCGCGGTCGACGACCGCGTCCAGGCCGCCGTGGGCCAGGTGAATCGGCTCGATGCCGGCGCGCAGCAGGTGGCGAGCGGCGCCCAGCAGGTCGCGGGCGGCAGCGCTCAGGTCGCCACCGGCAGCGCCCAGCTCGCCACCGGCAGCGCCTCCCTGCGCGACGGCGCGGCCTCGGCGGCCGACGGCGCGGCGGCGCTGCGGGACGGCATCTCCGGCCTCGACGGCGGACTCGGACAGCTCGAGGACGGCGCGACGACGCTGCGTGACGGCCTGCAGAGCGGAATCGACCAGCTTCCCGACACCGACGCCGCCACCCGCGGGCAGCAGGCCTCGACACTGGCCGCGCCCGTCTCGGTCGACGCGGCGACCCTCGCGCCGGCGCAGAACTACGGCGCCGGGCTCGCACCCTTCTTCGCCGCGCTGGCCGGCTGGATCGGCATCTACGCGCTGTTCCTCATCGTGAAGCCCGTCTCGCGCCGCGCCGTCACGGCGCTCCACTCCCCGCTGCGGGTGACCCTCGCGGGCTGGGCGACGCCCGCCCTCTTCGGGGGGCTCCAGATGCTCGGACTCTTCGGCGTGCTCGCCCTCGCTCTCGGCTTCTCGTTCGCGAACCCGCTCGCGACCCTCGGCATCCTCGTGCTGGCGTCGTTCACGTACGCGGCGATCATCCTGGCGCTCAACGTCTGGCTGGGCTCGGTGGGTCAGTTCCTCGGACTCGTGCTCATGGTGCTGCAGCTGGTCACCGCGGGCGGCACGTTCCCCTGGCAGACCCTGCCCGCGCCGCTGGCCGCACTCCACCACGTCCTGCCGATGGGCTATGTCGTCGACGCGATGCGGCAGGTCATGTACGGGGGCGACCTCAGCCGGGTGAGCGGCGATCTGGCCGTGCTTCTGACGTGGATGCTGGGGGCACTGGTGCTGACCGCGATCGGGGTGTCGCGCATGACACGACGACGGACCCTGCGGGATCTTCAGCCCAGCCTGATCGGCTGA
- a CDS encoding TetR/AcrR family transcriptional regulator: MTTTSSERRPRRDAVQNRAGILAAATETIAGDPRASVDAIARTAGLSRRALYGHFADRDALVRDLIAAGAQRFNAIAVRVQDRDARVALARLAAQLWAEAAHVQVIAAIALDDAHVQETADALAPLRRAVVDVVRRGQDDGTLRTDVAAPTLARLVEEAARTVIMRVDASSPEAQSLAVRSTLSIAGLSWRESIELLADHPDLLAAPASTPVADAD, translated from the coding sequence GTGACCACCACTTCCTCCGAGCGACGCCCGCGGCGCGACGCCGTGCAGAACCGCGCCGGCATCCTCGCCGCCGCCACCGAGACGATCGCCGGCGACCCGCGCGCTTCGGTCGACGCGATCGCGCGCACGGCCGGCCTCTCACGGCGCGCGCTCTACGGCCATTTCGCCGACCGCGATGCGCTCGTCCGCGACCTGATCGCCGCCGGCGCCCAGCGTTTCAACGCGATCGCCGTCCGCGTGCAGGACCGCGACGCCCGCGTCGCCCTCGCCCGGCTCGCCGCCCAGCTGTGGGCCGAAGCCGCACACGTGCAGGTGATCGCGGCCATCGCGCTGGACGACGCCCACGTGCAGGAGACGGCCGACGCCCTCGCACCCCTGCGTCGCGCAGTCGTCGACGTCGTGCGCCGCGGCCAGGACGACGGCACGCTCCGCACCGACGTCGCCGCGCCCACGCTCGCCCGGCTCGTCGAGGAGGCGGCACGCACCGTGATCATGCGCGTGGATGCCTCCTCGCCCGAGGCGCAGTCGCTCGCGGTCCGCTCGACCCTGTCGATCGCCGGACTGTCCTGGCGCGAGAGCATCGAGCTCCTCGCCGACCACCCCGACCTCCTCGCCGCTCCGGCGAGCACCCCTGTCGCGGACGCCGACTGA
- the argG gene encoding argininosuccinate synthase, with protein sequence MSKVLQSLPVGERVGIAFSGGLDTSVAVAWMRDKGAVPCTYTGDLGQPDEDDIASIPNRALEYGAEVARIVDAKRALVEEGFGALACGAFHIRSGGRTYFNTTPLGRAVTGTLLVRAMKEDGVDIWGDGSTYKGNDIERFYRYGLLANPALRIYKPWLDADFVTELGGRKEMSEWLVAHGFPYRDSAEKAYSTDANIWGATHEAKTLEHLDVSLETVEPIMGVRFWDPAVEIATEDVTVTFDGGRPVALNGVEYPDPVALVFEANRIGGRHGLGMSDQIENRIIEAKSRGIYEAPGMALLFIAYERLVNGILNEDTLATYHEQGRRLGRLMYEGRWLEPQSLMLRESIQKWVGSTITGTVTLRLRRGEDYTILDTVAPHMSYGPEKLSMERVGDAAFGPVDRIGQLTMRNLDIADSRSRLEQYAGLGLIGGATAELVGELQQGGADDIIEHASGYSSERERLADAVDEASEGSAFDSGTD encoded by the coding sequence ATGTCCAAGGTCCTGCAGTCCCTGCCCGTCGGCGAGCGCGTCGGCATCGCCTTCTCGGGGGGCCTCGACACCTCCGTCGCCGTCGCCTGGATGCGCGACAAGGGCGCCGTGCCCTGCACCTACACGGGCGACCTGGGCCAGCCCGACGAGGACGACATCGCCTCGATCCCGAACCGCGCGCTGGAGTACGGCGCGGAGGTCGCGCGCATCGTCGACGCGAAGCGCGCGCTGGTCGAGGAGGGCTTCGGGGCGCTCGCGTGCGGCGCGTTCCACATCCGCTCCGGCGGGCGCACCTACTTCAACACCACGCCGCTCGGCCGTGCCGTCACCGGCACGCTGCTCGTGCGCGCGATGAAGGAGGACGGCGTCGACATCTGGGGCGACGGCTCCACCTACAAGGGCAACGACATCGAGCGGTTCTACCGCTACGGCCTGCTGGCCAACCCCGCGCTGCGCATCTACAAGCCGTGGCTCGACGCCGACTTCGTCACCGAGCTCGGCGGCCGCAAGGAGATGAGCGAGTGGCTCGTCGCGCACGGCTTCCCCTACCGCGACTCCGCCGAGAAGGCCTACTCCACCGACGCGAACATCTGGGGCGCGACCCACGAGGCGAAGACCCTCGAGCACCTCGACGTCTCGCTCGAGACCGTCGAGCCCATCATGGGCGTGCGGTTCTGGGACCCCGCGGTCGAGATCGCGACGGAGGACGTAACGGTCACCTTCGACGGCGGCCGTCCGGTGGCGCTCAACGGCGTCGAGTACCCCGACCCGGTCGCGCTCGTCTTCGAGGCGAACCGCATCGGCGGTCGTCACGGCCTCGGCATGAGCGACCAGATCGAGAACCGCATCATCGAGGCGAAGTCGCGCGGCATCTACGAGGCACCGGGCATGGCCCTGCTGTTCATCGCGTACGAGCGCCTGGTCAACGGCATCCTGAACGAGGACACCCTCGCGACCTATCACGAGCAGGGTCGCCGCCTCGGCCGTCTCATGTACGAGGGCCGCTGGCTGGAGCCGCAGTCGCTCATGCTGCGCGAGTCCATCCAGAAGTGGGTCGGATCGACGATCACCGGCACGGTCACCCTGCGCCTGCGCCGCGGCGAGGACTACACGATCCTCGACACCGTCGCGCCGCACATGTCGTACGGCCCCGAGAAGCTGTCGATGGAGCGCGTCGGCGACGCCGCCTTCGGACCCGTCGACCGGATTGGCCAGCTCACGATGCGCAACCTCGACATCGCCGACTCGCGCTCCCGCCTGGAGCAGTACGCCGGCCTCGGCCTCATCGGCGGCGCCACCGCCGAGCTCGTCGGAGAGCTCCAGCAGGGCGGTGCGGACGACATCATCGAGCACGCGTCGGGCTACTCGTCGGAGCGCGAGCGTCTCGCCGACGCCGTGGACGAGGCCTCCGAGGGCTCGGCCTTCGACTCCGGCACCGACTGA
- a CDS encoding LPXTG cell wall anchor domain-containing protein, translating to MAPNTAVRRTLARSVVALAAASVLAIAAATPASALPADELGVFPTWTVSGSAGAYTAAPDFAASAGSPAATLTSTATTVTTASGASAYLNAATAFGAEFGSTRLQPYVTLSAARGGGNSTTFLSFADSPPAGWGMALGDVDAEWIVVQAWADAAGTVPLPIADLGFRGAENYCGSSPRPGTCTTAPFTDAPVWVTAPEAFDGIDYVPGTLRGNSLPGAPAPSRDTSGAYGWFTPSAAVRAITLTLGVRDGAPTSQLWLAAPAPKVTVTGTVALADGTVPEGTAVQIEDAAGTPLLDLQGEPVVVPVDADSGAFTAELEESADGYQAQVLVPEGYAAPPPIAIPGEPEGDDGSIVLAPIVVEPVVDPSPEPSSPAPVPSSPAPVPSPSTPAPAPSSTATGIGGVTHLPDTGADGDQVLFAGLAGGVLLLAGIAAAIITRRRRTS from the coding sequence ATGGCTCCGAACACCGCTGTTCGCCGGACCCTCGCGCGCTCCGTGGTCGCGCTCGCCGCGGCATCCGTCCTCGCGATCGCCGCCGCCACCCCCGCGTCGGCGCTTCCCGCCGACGAGCTCGGCGTCTTCCCGACGTGGACGGTGAGCGGATCGGCGGGCGCCTACACGGCTGCCCCGGACTTCGCCGCCTCCGCCGGCTCCCCGGCCGCGACCCTCACCTCGACCGCGACGACGGTCACGACCGCGAGCGGCGCGAGCGCGTACCTCAACGCGGCCACGGCCTTCGGCGCGGAGTTCGGCTCGACCCGCCTGCAGCCCTATGTCACCCTCTCCGCCGCCCGGGGCGGGGGGAACTCGACCACGTTCCTCTCCTTCGCCGACTCCCCGCCCGCCGGGTGGGGCATGGCGCTCGGCGACGTCGATGCCGAGTGGATCGTCGTGCAGGCGTGGGCGGATGCCGCGGGCACCGTTCCGCTGCCGATCGCCGATCTCGGCTTCCGCGGGGCGGAGAACTACTGCGGCTCCAGCCCCCGGCCGGGAACCTGCACCACGGCGCCCTTCACCGATGCGCCGGTGTGGGTGACCGCACCGGAGGCGTTCGACGGCATCGACTACGTGCCAGGGACCCTGCGCGGCAACAGCCTCCCGGGCGCGCCGGCGCCCTCCCGTGACACCTCGGGAGCCTACGGGTGGTTCACGCCGTCCGCCGCCGTGCGGGCGATCACCCTCACCCTCGGCGTCCGAGACGGCGCGCCCACGTCGCAGCTGTGGCTGGCCGCCCCCGCGCCGAAGGTCACCGTGACGGGCACCGTCGCACTCGCCGACGGCACGGTGCCCGAGGGCACGGCGGTGCAGATCGAGGATGCCGCGGGCACCCCGCTGCTCGACCTGCAGGGCGAGCCGGTGGTGGTGCCGGTGGACGCCGACTCGGGCGCGTTCACCGCAGAGCTCGAGGAGTCGGCGGACGGGTACCAGGCGCAGGTCCTCGTCCCGGAGGGATATGCGGCGCCGCCGCCGATCGCGATCCCCGGCGAGCCCGAGGGCGACGACGGGTCGATCGTTCTCGCGCCGATCGTCGTCGAACCCGTCGTCGACCCGTCACCCGAGCCGTCCAGCCCGGCGCCGGTGCCGTCCAGCCCTGCGCCGGTGCCGTCGCCGAGCACGCCGGCGCCCGCGCCGAGTTCGACGGCGACGGGGATCGGCGGCGTCACGCACCTCCCCGACACGGGAGCGGACGGCGATCAGGTGCTGTTCGCCGGGCTCGCCGGCGGTGTCCTCCTGCTGGCCGGGATCGCCGCCGCGATCATCACGCGCCGTCGCCGCACCAGCTGA
- a CDS encoding ABC transporter ATP-binding protein, with protein MSVLDLRDADFAYGSRPVLQGVSIAVEEGGAVGLVGESGAGKSTILRLLLGLDVPSRGEVLFDGSPLRVRDRAAMRRFRAGVQPVFQDPYSSLDPRLRIEQTVAEPLRALRLARGDDARARVAEALTSVGLPVDVRDRYPHEFSGGQRQRIAIARAIVSRPRVLLADEPVSALDVTTRVQVIDLLARLRAEQGLAIVMVSHDLGAVAAVCERTVVLRDGRVVEEGPTRGILSSPATDYARALVAAVPRLPR; from the coding sequence ATGAGCGTGCTCGACCTGCGGGATGCGGACTTCGCCTACGGCTCCCGGCCGGTGCTGCAGGGTGTCTCGATCGCCGTCGAGGAGGGCGGCGCCGTCGGCCTGGTCGGCGAGTCCGGCGCGGGCAAGTCGACGATCCTGCGGCTGCTGCTGGGGCTGGACGTGCCGTCCCGCGGCGAGGTGCTCTTCGACGGCTCGCCGCTGCGCGTGCGCGACCGCGCGGCGATGCGCCGCTTCCGCGCAGGTGTGCAGCCGGTGTTCCAGGATCCGTACTCCTCGCTCGACCCGCGCCTGCGCATCGAGCAGACCGTCGCGGAGCCGCTGCGCGCGCTGCGCCTCGCCCGCGGCGACGACGCCCGCGCCCGGGTCGCCGAGGCGCTGACCTCGGTCGGGCTGCCGGTCGACGTGCGCGACCGGTACCCGCACGAGTTCTCCGGCGGCCAGCGCCAGCGCATCGCCATCGCCCGTGCGATCGTCTCCCGTCCGCGGGTGCTCCTGGCCGACGAGCCGGTCAGTGCGCTGGATGTCACGACCCGCGTGCAGGTGATCGACCTGCTCGCCCGCCTGCGGGCCGAGCAGGGCCTCGCGATCGTCATGGTCTCGCACGACCTGGGCGCCGTCGCGGCGGTCTGCGAGCGCACCGTCGTGCTCCGCGACGGTCGCGTCGTGGAGGAGGGGCCGACCCGCGGCATCCTGTCGTCTCCGGCGACCGACTACGCGCGCGCCCTCGTCGCCGCCGTTCCGCGCCTGCCGCGCTGA
- a CDS encoding ABC transporter ATP-binding protein: MSLLEISGLTVRAAGTVLVDDVSLAVGPGDRVGLIGESGSGKSLTSLAAVGLLPDALRVSGSVLLDGHEVVGAGDRTLRPLRGPVAQVVFQEPLTALDPLMRVGAQIAEPLRRHLGLRGAALRDAVREALAEVVLTDPRIARAYPHELSGGQRQRVAIAMALAARPRLLIADEPTTALDVTVQDAVLSLLERLVAERGMALLFVSHDLAVVSRMTERIAVLRGGRVVESGPVGDVLWAPQHPYTAALVASARALDDALDPDASGAVPDADAAGPAAADAVPGADASDAVPGEGAVPGSDAAGRGSDGGAA, encoded by the coding sequence ATGAGCCTGCTCGAGATCTCCGGCCTCACCGTCCGCGCCGCCGGCACCGTGCTCGTCGACGACGTCTCGCTCGCGGTCGGCCCCGGCGACCGCGTCGGGCTGATCGGCGAATCGGGGTCGGGCAAGTCGCTGACCTCCCTCGCCGCCGTCGGGCTGCTGCCCGACGCGCTGCGGGTCTCGGGGTCGGTGCTGCTCGACGGCCACGAGGTGGTCGGTGCGGGCGACCGCACGCTGCGACCCCTGCGCGGGCCGGTCGCGCAGGTCGTGTTCCAGGAGCCGCTCACGGCCCTCGATCCGCTGATGCGCGTCGGGGCGCAGATCGCCGAGCCGCTGCGGCGCCACCTCGGGCTGCGCGGGGCGGCGTTGCGCGACGCCGTCCGCGAGGCCCTCGCGGAGGTCGTCCTGACCGACCCGCGCATCGCCCGCGCCTATCCGCACGAGCTCTCCGGCGGTCAGCGCCAGCGCGTGGCCATCGCGATGGCCCTCGCCGCACGGCCGCGCCTGCTCATCGCCGACGAGCCCACGACGGCGCTCGACGTGACGGTGCAGGACGCGGTGCTCTCCCTCCTCGAGCGGCTCGTGGCCGAGCGCGGCATGGCGCTGCTGTTCGTCAGCCACGACCTCGCGGTCGTCTCTCGCATGACGGAGCGCATCGCCGTGCTCCGTGGCGGCCGCGTCGTGGAGAGCGGACCGGTGGGCGACGTGCTGTGGGCGCCGCAGCATCCGTACACCGCCGCCCTCGTCGCCAGCGCCCGCGCTCTCGACGACGCGCTGGATCCGGATGCGTCGGGTGCTGTGCCGGATGCGGATGCCGCGGGTCCGGCTGCTGCGGATGCCGTGCCCGGTGCGGATGCGTCGGATGCCGTGCCCGGTGAGGGTGCCGTGCCCGGTTCGGATGCCGCGGGTCGCGGGTCGGACGGAGGTGCCGCATGA
- a CDS encoding ABC transporter permease, with the protein MSEVVTPEIVEDVAALGRRARRRQPTLVLGIALTALIAVIALVSLVWLPYPLSELGGGRLSPPSAAHLLGTDRLGRDLLSQLMVGARIALVVGLGAVLISGILGTLIGVLTALARPWLDDTLSAALDVVIAFPVLLLAMLVVAVQGPSLWSAILAIGLAMSAVVARLSRILARRVLQEQFVTAARTSGASTWAVVRDHVLPNIAPTLMVSLALQFGVAVLAEASLSYLGLGAPPPNASWGRLLQEAQGTVLTAPVGAIAPGIAVIVLVLGVNFLADGLRDLTDPTRRRAR; encoded by the coding sequence ATGAGCGAGGTCGTCACGCCTGAGATCGTCGAGGATGTCGCGGCCCTCGGCCGCCGCGCCCGTCGACGTCAGCCGACGCTCGTGCTGGGGATCGCCCTCACCGCGCTCATCGCGGTGATCGCCCTCGTGTCGCTCGTGTGGCTGCCGTACCCGCTGTCCGAGCTCGGCGGCGGACGCCTGTCGCCTCCGAGCGCCGCGCACCTGCTCGGCACGGACCGCCTCGGACGCGACCTGCTCTCGCAGCTCATGGTCGGCGCCCGGATCGCCCTCGTGGTGGGCCTCGGGGCGGTGCTGATCTCCGGCATCCTGGGCACCCTCATCGGCGTGCTCACCGCCCTCGCCCGCCCGTGGCTCGACGACACGCTCTCTGCCGCGCTCGACGTGGTCATCGCCTTCCCCGTGCTGCTGCTGGCGATGCTCGTCGTCGCCGTGCAGGGACCGTCGCTGTGGTCGGCGATCCTCGCGATCGGTCTGGCCATGTCGGCCGTCGTCGCCCGCCTCAGCCGCATCCTCGCGCGCCGGGTGCTCCAGGAGCAGTTCGTCACCGCCGCCCGCACGAGCGGCGCGAGCACCTGGGCGGTCGTCCGCGACCACGTGCTGCCGAACATCGCGCCGACGCTCATGGTGAGCCTGGCGCTGCAGTTCGGCGTCGCCGTGCTCGCCGAGGCGAGCCTGTCGTACCTCGGTCTCGGCGCCCCGCCGCCCAACGCGTCATGGGGCCGCCTGCTGCAGGAGGCGCAGGGCACGGTGCTGACCGCCCCGGTCGGCGCGATCGCCCCCGGCATCGCCGTCATCGTGCTCGTGCTCGGGGTCAACTTCCTCGCCGACGGCCTCCGCGACCTCACCGACCCGACCAGGCGGAGGGCGCGATGA
- a CDS encoding ABC transporter permease, whose protein sequence is MPSYLLRRSAFLALSLVVALIVIFVLLRLLPGDPANALLSVDATPEQIAAARAQVGSDQPLLQQFATWAGQLVRFDLGDSFISGRPVGDEIAARMVITIPLTLLAFGLALLVSLVVGITAAVKSDRWYGVALSGFSQLGVAVPVFWVGVVLVWIFALQLGLLPSGGFPRRDWRDPADALRSLTLPVITIAIVMSASLSRYVRSATLDVLGSDYLRTARSGGAGRTEALLRHGVRNGAVPVIAVLGIELSTTLLGAVVVESVFTLPGLGSMLLTGIQQHDFANIQGVLVVSTLFVLLVGFAADIVQRLVDPRLRTSVSGNR, encoded by the coding sequence ATGCCCTCTTATCTCCTGCGCCGGTCGGCCTTCCTCGCGCTCTCGCTCGTGGTGGCGCTGATCGTCATCTTCGTGCTGCTGCGGCTGCTGCCCGGCGACCCCGCGAACGCGCTGCTCTCGGTCGACGCGACGCCCGAGCAGATCGCCGCCGCCCGCGCACAGGTCGGATCCGACCAGCCGCTGCTGCAGCAGTTCGCCACGTGGGCGGGGCAGCTCGTGCGCTTCGACCTCGGCGACTCGTTCATCAGCGGTCGGCCGGTGGGCGACGAGATCGCCGCGCGCATGGTCATCACGATCCCCCTCACCCTGCTCGCCTTCGGCCTCGCGCTGCTGGTGTCGCTCGTCGTCGGCATCACCGCCGCCGTGAAGAGCGACCGCTGGTACGGGGTGGCGTTGTCGGGGTTCTCGCAGCTCGGCGTCGCCGTGCCGGTGTTCTGGGTCGGCGTGGTGCTGGTGTGGATCTTCGCCCTGCAGCTCGGCCTCCTCCCCTCCGGCGGCTTCCCCCGTCGCGACTGGCGCGATCCCGCCGACGCGCTGCGCTCCCTCACCCTTCCCGTCATCACCATCGCGATCGTGATGAGCGCGTCGCTGAGCCGCTACGTGCGCTCGGCCACGCTCGACGTGCTCGGCAGCGACTACCTGCGCACCGCTCGCTCGGGCGGCGCCGGCCGCACCGAGGCGCTGCTGCGCCACGGCGTGCGCAACGGCGCGGTGCCCGTGATCGCGGTGCTCGGCATCGAGCTGTCGACGACCCTGCTCGGCGCCGTGGTCGTCGAGAGCGTCTTCACCCTGCCCGGACTCGGCAGCATGCTGCTCACGGGCATCCAGCAGCACGACTTCGCGAACATCCAGGGCGTGCTGGTGGTCAGCACCCTCTTCGTGCTGCTCGTCGGCTTCGCCGCCGACATCGTGCAGCGCCTCGTCGATCCGCGCCTGCGCACGAGCGTCTCGGGCAACCGATGA